From the genome of Chanos chanos chromosome 5, fChaCha1.1, whole genome shotgun sequence, one region includes:
- the sec22ba gene encoding vesicle-trafficking protein SEC22b-A: MVLLTMIFRVADGMPLAASMQEDGQSGRDLQQYQTQAKQLCRKLNEQSPSRCSLEAGEMTFHYAIEKGVCYLVLCEAGFPKKLSFAYLEDIETEFNEQYGKKVPKASRPYSFIEFDTYIQKTKKSYIDSRARRNLGNINTELQDVQRIMVANIEEVLQRGEALSALDSKASNLSSLSKKYRSDAKYLNTRSTYAKVAAGAFFFIALIVYVRFWWF; this comes from the exons ATGGTGTTGCTTACGATGATTTTTCGTGTGGCAGATGGTATGCCATTAGCTGCGTCGATGCAAGAGGACGGTCAG TCGGGGCGAGATCTGCAGCAGTATCAGACCCAGGCCAAACAATTATGCCGAAAACTCAATGAGCAGAGTCCTTCTCGGTGTAGTCTCGAAGCTGGAGAAATGACTTTTCA CTATGCCATTGAGAAAGGAGTATGCTATTTGGTTTTATGCGAGGCTGGGTTTCCCAAAAAACTATCCTTTGCTTACCTGGAGGACATTGAGACAGAATTCAATGAGCAGTATGGGAAAAAAGTACCGAAAGCCTCACGGCCATACTCATTCATCGAGTTTG ACACCTACATACAGAAAACCAAAAAGTCTTACATCGACAGCAGAGCACGGAGAAACTTGGGCAACATCAACACAGAGCTCCAGGACGTCCAGAGGATCATGGTGGCTAACATTGAGGAGGTTCTTCAACGAGGAGAGGCTTTGTCGG CTTTGGACTCCAAGGCCAGTAATCTATCCAGCCTGTCTAAGAAGTACCGCAGTGACGCCAAATACCTGAACACTAGGTCCACATACGCTAAAGTCGCGGCCGGCGCCTTCTTCTTCATCGCACTCATCGTGTACGTGCGTTTCTGGTGGTTCTAA
- the imp3 gene encoding U3 small nucleolar ribonucleoprotein IMP3 → MVRKLKFHEQKLLKKVDFINWEVDNNLHEVKILRRYHIEKREDYTKYNKLSRNIRELAQKIRDLDEKDGFRAQSTSQLLEKLYSVGLIPTKQSLALASEVCASSFCRRRLPTVMLRLRMAQNLKTAITFIEQGHIRVGTEIVTDPAFIVTRNMEDFVTWVDSSKIKQHVMNYNDERDDFDLVV, encoded by the exons ATGGTTCGTAAATTGAAGTTTCATGAGCAAAAGCTCCTGAAAAAGGTAGATTTTATTAACTGGGAAGTTGATAACAATCTGCATGAAGTTAAAATATTGCGGAGATACCACATCGAGAAACGAGAGGACTATACCAA GTACAACAAGTTAAGCCGTAACATCAGAGAATTAGCCCAGAAAATACGGGACCTCGATGAGAAAGACGGCTTCAGAGCACAAAGTACATCGCAGCTATTGGAAAAATT GTATAGTGTTGGTTTGATCCCAACCAAACAGAGTCTTGCTCTAGCCAGTGAAGTCTGTGCTTCATCTTTCTGCAG GAGGCGACTTCCCACGGTGATGCTGCGATTACGCATGGCCCAGAATCTGAAGACTGCCATCACCTTTATTGAACAAGGAC ACATACGTGTGGGGACGGAGATTGTGACAGATCCTGCCTTCATTGTGACCAG GAATATGGAAGACTTTGTGACCTGGGTTGACTCGTCAAAAATCAAACAGCATGTCATGAACTATAATGATGAG aGAGATGACTTTGACCTTGTGGTATAG